A stretch of the Bacillus anthracis str. Vollum genome encodes the following:
- a CDS encoding YxeA family protein, with amino-acid sequence MKLVIKVLVVFAIILGGTAYYLNTKTEGVHAFVDNFFSNKEIQDYYAVIDKGEKKDGEYLYTFKGYTEDGKLQVVKRMMNRELHTGAFIKIYAKGMQGKGWAEIPKESIPQKALEKIEKR; translated from the coding sequence ATGAAATTGGTAATTAAAGTTTTAGTTGTATTCGCCATTATTCTAGGTGGAACAGCGTATTATTTGAACACAAAAACAGAAGGTGTACATGCTTTTGTAGACAACTTCTTTTCAAATAAAGAAATACAAGATTATTATGCGGTTATAGATAAAGGTGAGAAAAAAGACGGAGAGTATTTGTATACATTTAAAGGATATACAGAAGACGGAAAGTTACAAGTTGTGAAAAGAATGATGAACCGTGAATTGCATACGGGTGCTTTTATAAAAATTTATGCAAAAGGTATGCAAGGAAAAGGATGGGCTGAAATCCCGAAAGAGTCAATTCCGCAAAAAGCGTTGGAAAAAATAGAAAAACGATAA
- a CDS encoding PTS sugar transporter subunit IIC: MAILQGLALLLVVLCLFTLFSYRAPYGMKAMGALANAAIASFLIEAFHRYIGGEMFHNKFLQSVGEASGSMSGVAAAILVALAIGVSPVYAVLIGIATSGFGILPGFFAGYVCAFVVKFLEKKLPAGVEFLAILFIAAPISRGMAMLMDPLVNATLGKIGSMISVATTESPIIMGIMLGGLITVISTSPLSSMALTAMLALTGLPMAIGSLAVAASAPMNFIFFKRLKICSKKDTIAVAIEPLTQADVVSANPIPIYATNFVGGALAGIITSLFQLVNNAPGTASPIPGLLVLFGFNDVVKVTIAAVLCGIVTTIVGYIGSILFRKYPIRSADEIRGISSEEKVA, encoded by the coding sequence ATGGCTATCTTGCAAGGTTTAGCACTATTACTTGTTGTACTTTGTCTATTTACACTTTTTAGTTACCGTGCTCCTTACGGCATGAAAGCAATGGGTGCTTTAGCTAATGCAGCAATCGCAAGTTTTCTTATTGAAGCATTTCACCGTTATATCGGTGGAGAAATGTTTCATAATAAATTTTTACAATCAGTAGGAGAAGCTTCTGGTAGTATGAGCGGTGTGGCAGCGGCAATTTTAGTCGCACTAGCAATCGGTGTTTCACCCGTATATGCTGTTTTAATTGGTATCGCTACTAGTGGATTCGGTATTTTACCAGGATTTTTCGCTGGATACGTTTGCGCTTTCGTCGTGAAATTTCTTGAAAAGAAATTACCAGCTGGTGTAGAGTTTTTAGCAATTTTATTTATTGCTGCACCAATCTCACGCGGAATGGCAATGCTTATGGATCCGCTCGTAAACGCAACGCTCGGTAAAATCGGTTCTATGATTTCAGTTGCAACTACAGAAAGTCCTATCATTATGGGTATTATGCTTGGTGGATTAATCACAGTTATTTCTACCTCTCCACTGAGTTCTATGGCACTAACTGCAATGCTCGCATTAACAGGTTTACCAATGGCAATTGGTAGTCTTGCCGTAGCAGCCTCAGCTCCAATGAACTTTATTTTCTTTAAGCGACTAAAAATTTGCTCAAAAAAAGACACAATCGCTGTAGCAATCGAGCCTTTAACACAAGCCGATGTTGTTTCAGCAAATCCAATTCCAATTTATGCAACAAACTTCGTTGGCGGTGCACTTGCTGGTATTATTACATCTCTGTTCCAGCTCGTTAATAACGCACCAGGAACAGCATCACCAATCCCAGGACTTCTTGTCTTATTCGGGTTTAATGACGTTGTAAAAGTAACGATTGCCGCTGTATTATGTGGAATCGTTACCACTATTGTTGGGTACATCGGATCAATCTTGTTCCGTAAATACCCAATTCGTTCTGCTGATGAAATTCGCGGCATTTCTTCGGAAGAGAAGGTTGCATAA
- the speB gene encoding agmatinase, whose translation MRFDEAYSGKVFIKSHPSFEESEVVIYGMPMDWTVSYRPGSRFGPARIREVSIGLEEYSPYLDRELEEVKYFDAGDIPLPFGNAQRSLDMIEEYVSKLLDAGKFPLGLGGEHLVSWPIFKAMAKKYPDLAIIHMDAHTDLRESYEGEPLSHSTPIRKVCDLIGPENVYSFGIRSGMKEEFEWAKEVGMNLYKFDVLEPLKEVLPKLEGRPVYVTIDIDVLDPAHAPGTGTLEAGGITSKELLDSIVAIANSNINVVGADLVEVAPVYDHSDQTPVAASKFVREMLLGWVK comes from the coding sequence ATGCGTTTTGATGAAGCTTATTCAGGTAAAGTATTTATTAAAAGTCATCCAAGTTTTGAAGAGTCAGAGGTAGTTATTTACGGGATGCCTATGGATTGGACAGTAAGTTACCGTCCAGGATCTCGCTTTGGCCCTGCACGTATTCGTGAAGTATCAATCGGTCTTGAAGAATATAGTCCGTATTTAGATCGTGAACTAGAAGAGGTAAAATATTTTGATGCGGGTGATATCCCATTACCATTTGGAAATGCACAACGCAGCTTAGACATGATTGAAGAATATGTATCAAAACTTTTAGATGCCGGTAAGTTTCCACTAGGTCTCGGCGGTGAGCACCTAGTGTCTTGGCCAATTTTTAAGGCAATGGCAAAAAAATATCCGGATTTAGCAATCATCCATATGGATGCTCATACTGATTTACGTGAATCGTATGAAGGGGAGCCTTTATCCCACTCTACACCTATTCGTAAAGTGTGTGATTTAATTGGTCCGGAAAACGTATATTCTTTCGGAATTCGTTCTGGAATGAAGGAAGAATTTGAATGGGCGAAAGAAGTAGGTATGAACTTATACAAATTTGACGTATTAGAACCGTTAAAAGAAGTATTACCGAAACTTGAGGGACGCCCAGTCTATGTCACAATCGACATTGATGTATTAGACCCAGCTCACGCTCCAGGAACAGGAACGTTAGAAGCTGGTGGTATCACATCTAAAGAATTATTAGATTCCATCGTAGCAATTGCAAATTCAAATATAAATGTAGTTGGAGCAGACTTAGTAGAAGTAGCTCCTGTCTACGACCATAGTGATCAAACACCAGTCGCAGCAAGCAAATTCGTGCGGGAAATGCTGCTCGGTTGGGTAAAGTAA
- the speE gene encoding polyamine aminopropyltransferase → MELWFTEKQTKHFGITARINRTLHTEQTEFQKLDMVETEEFGNMLILDGMVMTTEKDEFVYHEMVAHVPLFTHPNPENVLVVGGGDGGVIREVLKHPSVKKATLVEIDGKVIEYSKQYLPSIAGALDNERVEVKVGDGFLHIAESENEYDVIMVDSTEPVGPAVNLFTKGFYAGISKALKEDGIFVAQTDNPWFTPELITTVFKDVKEIFPITRLYTANIPTYPSGLWTFTIGSKKHDPLEVSEERFHEIETKYYTKELHNAAFALPKFVGDLIK, encoded by the coding sequence ATGGAACTATGGTTCACTGAAAAACAAACAAAACATTTTGGGATTACGGCGCGTATTAACCGCACATTACATACGGAGCAAACAGAATTCCAAAAACTTGATATGGTTGAAACGGAAGAGTTCGGAAACATGCTTATTTTAGATGGCATGGTTATGACGACAGAAAAAGATGAGTTTGTGTACCATGAAATGGTAGCACACGTACCTTTATTTACACATCCAAACCCTGAAAACGTATTAGTTGTTGGTGGCGGTGATGGCGGTGTTATTCGTGAAGTGTTAAAACACCCAAGCGTAAAGAAAGCAACTCTTGTTGAAATCGATGGAAAAGTAATTGAGTACTCTAAACAATACTTACCATCAATTGCAGGTGCATTAGATAATGAGCGTGTAGAAGTGAAAGTAGGAGACGGTTTCCTACATATCGCAGAAAGCGAAAATGAATATGACGTAATTATGGTAGATTCTACTGAGCCAGTAGGACCAGCAGTAAACCTATTTACAAAAGGCTTCTACGCTGGAATTTCAAAAGCGTTAAAAGAAGATGGTATTTTCGTTGCACAAACGGACAACCCTTGGTTTACACCAGAATTAATTACAACTGTGTTTAAAGACGTAAAAGAGATCTTCCCAATTACTCGTTTATACACAGCGAACATTCCAACTTACCCAAGTGGTCTTTGGACGTTCACAATTGGATCTAAAAAACATGATCCATTAGAAGTAAGTGAAGAGCGTTTCCACGAAATCGAAACGAAATACTATACAAAAGAATTACACAATGCAGCATTCGCATTACCGAAATTTGTTGGCGATCTAATTAAGTAA
- a CDS encoding MFS transporter, with translation MESKQKLGRLITVLATFLAFSGIGVVDPILPIIAEKIGASHWQVEMLFTAYILTMAIMMLPAGIFASRFGDKRMMTIGLAIVTIFAFICGISQTIAQLSLFRAGWGLGNAMFFATAMTLLIALSKEVHEAVGLYEAAIGLGMAGGPLLGGILGGHSWRYPFFATSILIFLAFILVFFFVKEPERKVKRKAAGVGELLNLVKYKPFMQGAISGMLYYYGFFVVLAYSPLIMHLSAIQLGFVFCGWGLALAYGSAILAHKLEGKYEPKALLKASLLVFAIFLIALFFVKVMWLQIVLIVLSGLASGLNNALFTSYVMDISPYERSVTSGVYNFVRWLGGAIAPILSGIIGHTVSPQSPFLVGGIVVLVGCIMILIPIRKPVEIETKALS, from the coding sequence ATGGAGAGCAAACAAAAACTAGGGAGATTAATTACAGTGTTGGCTACTTTCCTTGCCTTTTCAGGTATAGGAGTAGTCGACCCAATTTTGCCGATTATTGCTGAAAAGATTGGTGCATCGCATTGGCAAGTAGAGATGTTATTTACAGCATATATTTTAACGATGGCAATTATGATGTTACCAGCCGGTATATTTGCATCAAGATTTGGTGATAAACGAATGATGACAATCGGTCTTGCAATCGTAACTATATTTGCGTTTATATGCGGTATATCGCAAACGATTGCTCAATTATCTCTTTTCCGTGCTGGATGGGGATTAGGAAATGCGATGTTCTTCGCAACGGCGATGACTTTATTGATTGCATTAAGTAAGGAAGTTCATGAAGCAGTAGGATTATATGAAGCAGCTATCGGCTTAGGTATGGCGGGCGGACCGTTATTAGGCGGGATATTAGGTGGACATTCTTGGCGGTATCCATTTTTCGCAACGAGTATTTTAATTTTCTTAGCATTTATTTTAGTTTTCTTTTTTGTGAAAGAACCAGAGCGAAAAGTGAAGCGTAAAGCGGCAGGCGTAGGAGAATTACTTAACCTGGTGAAATATAAACCGTTTATGCAAGGTGCGATTTCAGGAATGTTATACTACTACGGATTTTTCGTTGTGTTAGCATACTCACCACTTATTATGCATTTATCTGCTATTCAATTAGGATTTGTATTTTGCGGATGGGGACTTGCGTTAGCTTACGGTTCTGCAATTTTAGCACATAAGCTAGAAGGGAAATATGAGCCGAAAGCATTATTGAAAGCCAGTTTACTCGTATTTGCGATTTTCTTAATTGCATTATTCTTTGTGAAAGTTATGTGGTTACAAATTGTATTAATTGTTCTATCAGGATTAGCATCTGGATTAAATAATGCATTATTTACAAGTTATGTAATGGATATTTCACCTTATGAAAGATCTGTTACATCTGGTGTTTATAACTTCGTTCGTTGGTTAGGGGGCGCAATTGCTCCGATTTTATCAGGAATTATCGGTCATACTGTTTCACCACAAAGTCCGTTTTTAGTAGGCGGAATTGTGGTGTTAGTTGGTTGTATTATGATCCTAATTCCAATTCGTAAACCAGTAGAAATAGAGACAAAAGCCCTTTCTTAA
- a CDS encoding MerR family transcriptional regulator, producing MYKIDEVTKQVGLTKRTLRYYEEIGLIHPPERSEGNIRLYTDEDIARIKRIVEAKEVLGITLQEMQHFLSLKERMEQRRNSENPRDREVIQEIKEMLEKQVQTLDEKMEQMQRVKAELEDSLHRAVTFLENTKGE from the coding sequence ATGTATAAGATTGATGAAGTTACAAAGCAAGTTGGTTTAACAAAACGTACACTTCGTTATTATGAGGAAATTGGTTTAATTCATCCCCCAGAACGTAGTGAGGGGAACATTCGCCTATATACAGATGAAGATATCGCAAGAATTAAAAGGATTGTAGAAGCGAAAGAAGTACTAGGAATTACGCTACAAGAAATGCAGCATTTCTTATCGTTAAAAGAAAGAATGGAACAGAGAAGAAATAGCGAGAATCCTCGTGATCGTGAAGTGATTCAAGAAATTAAAGAGATGCTTGAAAAACAAGTGCAAACGCTAGACGAGAAAATGGAGCAAATGCAGCGTGTGAAGGCCGAACTTGAGGATAGCTTACATCGTGCAGTGACATTTTTAGAGAATACAAAAGGAGAGTAA
- a CDS encoding glycerophosphodiester phosphodiesterase — protein sequence MSKPLIFAHRGVKGTHPENTMIAFQEAERIGAHGIELDVHLSKDGELVVIHDETVDRTTNGIGLVSEKTVEELQALDAGSHKDASFHEAKIPTLREVFIWLSTTNFQLNIELKTDVIHYPNIEEKAVALVREYHLSNQIVFSSFNHESVSLLAEIAPEIPRAILYDTPLADPIAEAKTREATGLHPNFQLLTKEFVQLAQKQGYVFRPYTINEYKDLQTMLDYGVDVIITDWPARAFELLS from the coding sequence ATGAGTAAACCACTTATTTTCGCTCACCGCGGCGTAAAAGGAACACATCCCGAAAATACGATGATCGCCTTCCAAGAAGCTGAACGCATTGGTGCCCATGGAATTGAGCTTGATGTCCACCTATCAAAAGATGGTGAACTTGTCGTAATTCACGATGAAACAGTCGATCGTACAACAAATGGCATAGGACTTGTTTCTGAAAAAACAGTAGAGGAGTTACAAGCTTTAGATGCTGGTAGTCATAAAGACGCTTCTTTCCATGAAGCAAAAATTCCGACGTTACGAGAAGTATTTATTTGGCTATCTACAACAAACTTTCAACTCAATATTGAATTAAAAACCGACGTGATTCACTATCCAAATATTGAAGAAAAAGCTGTTGCTCTCGTTCGAGAATACCATCTGTCGAATCAAATTGTATTCTCCTCATTTAACCATGAATCTGTTTCATTATTAGCAGAAATAGCTCCTGAAATCCCAAGAGCAATTTTATATGACACACCTCTTGCTGATCCTATCGCTGAAGCAAAAACTAGAGAAGCAACTGGTTTACATCCAAACTTTCAACTACTAACAAAGGAATTTGTTCAACTCGCGCAAAAACAAGGGTACGTTTTCCGCCCTTATACCATTAACGAATACAAAGATTTACAAACTATGTTGGATTATGGCGTAGATGTCATTATTACCGATTGGCCAGCACGCGCCTTTGAGCTCCTTTCTTAA
- a CDS encoding transglycosylase domain-containing protein, with amino-acid sequence MDQTMNPKLKKYKRLFFTVMFSSVLFFVFSFFVIIIVAKIMGPPPVAVPQTSVFYANDDTVIGQSNQVQKRYNVSLNEISPYVKEATLSIEDQRFYKHHGFDMKRIAGAIVADLKAMAKVQGASTITQQYARNLYLDHDKTWKRKLLEAMYTIRLEVNYNKNHILEGYLNTIYYGHGAYGIEAASRLYFDKTAKELTLAEASMLAGIPKGPSVYSPFLKEDRAKGRQSLILDEMVEQGYITKKQAASAKKEPLTFASLDTKKVAEVAPYFQDAVQASLLRDVGLDEQALQKGGLRIYTTLDPKLQSVAEQAVKDHIPDTTNIQTALVSMNPKTGEVAALVGGTDYNTSQFNRATQGARQPGSTFKPFLYYAALERGFTPATRLKSEYTVFTLGDGVSKYKPKNYKDYYADDFVTMAQALAVSDNVYAVKTNLFLGEDILTKTAKQFGIKSALKDVPSLALGTSPVKPIEMVNAYSMFANGGKEVKPTFIRRIMDHEGNILYDAHLESKQVLDKNKAFVMEEMMTGMFNKKLSSYAAVTGQSMLSKLSRTYAGKSGSTETDSWMIGFTPQIVTGVWVGYDQPKSISNVAEQGYAKRIWTDTMEKGLDGQPKKEFKRPSDVVAVDINPENGKIATKNCPISVKMYFAKGTEPTEYCMDHVDDKEEFEKTSEEKKKTSWWKKYLPW; translated from the coding sequence ATGGATCAAACTATGAATCCGAAACTTAAAAAATATAAACGTCTTTTCTTCACCGTAATGTTTTCTTCTGTTCTTTTTTTCGTTTTCTCCTTTTTTGTTATTATTATAGTTGCAAAAATTATGGGACCTCCTCCTGTTGCTGTCCCGCAAACAAGTGTCTTTTACGCTAATGATGACACTGTTATAGGACAAAGTAATCAGGTACAAAAACGCTACAATGTATCTCTCAATGAAATTTCTCCTTATGTAAAAGAGGCAACACTATCTATCGAAGATCAACGATTCTACAAACATCATGGCTTTGATATGAAGCGTATTGCTGGTGCCATTGTTGCCGATTTAAAAGCGATGGCAAAGGTCCAAGGTGCTAGTACGATTACACAACAATACGCACGTAATCTGTATTTAGATCATGATAAAACGTGGAAACGTAAACTATTAGAAGCAATGTACACAATCCGCCTTGAAGTAAACTATAATAAAAATCATATTTTAGAAGGATATTTAAATACAATTTATTACGGGCATGGTGCTTACGGAATCGAAGCTGCGTCTCGTCTATATTTCGATAAAACAGCAAAAGAATTAACATTAGCGGAGGCTAGTATGCTCGCAGGTATCCCGAAAGGACCTAGTGTCTATTCTCCCTTTTTAAAAGAAGATCGTGCGAAAGGACGACAATCTCTCATATTAGATGAAATGGTAGAACAAGGTTATATTACGAAGAAACAAGCAGCTTCAGCGAAGAAGGAGCCACTAACTTTCGCCTCATTAGATACGAAAAAGGTGGCAGAGGTTGCACCTTATTTCCAAGATGCTGTACAAGCTTCTCTTCTTCGTGATGTCGGATTAGATGAGCAAGCGTTACAAAAAGGTGGCTTGCGTATTTATACAACACTAGACCCGAAATTACAATCGGTTGCAGAGCAAGCTGTAAAAGACCACATACCTGACACAACAAACATACAAACCGCTCTTGTCTCTATGAATCCAAAAACAGGTGAAGTAGCTGCCCTTGTTGGTGGAACTGATTATAATACGAGTCAATTTAACAGGGCTACACAGGGCGCTCGCCAGCCTGGTTCTACGTTTAAGCCATTCCTATATTACGCGGCATTAGAACGAGGATTCACCCCTGCTACGCGCTTAAAAAGCGAATACACTGTTTTCACTTTAGGTGATGGTGTTTCAAAGTATAAACCGAAAAACTATAAGGACTATTATGCAGACGATTTTGTAACAATGGCGCAAGCTCTTGCAGTCTCTGATAACGTATACGCCGTGAAGACCAATTTATTTTTAGGCGAAGACATTCTTACAAAAACAGCGAAGCAATTCGGAATTAAGAGTGCATTAAAAGATGTACCGTCTCTTGCTCTCGGCACATCTCCTGTAAAACCAATTGAAATGGTTAACGCTTATAGCATGTTCGCAAACGGTGGAAAAGAAGTAAAACCTACTTTCATTCGCCGCATTATGGATCATGAAGGCAATATATTATACGATGCTCATTTAGAGAGTAAACAAGTTCTTGATAAGAACAAAGCGTTTGTAATGGAAGAAATGATGACAGGCATGTTTAATAAAAAACTAAGTAGTTATGCCGCTGTAACTGGTCAATCGATGTTATCTAAACTATCCAGAACCTATGCCGGAAAATCTGGTTCTACTGAAACAGATAGTTGGATGATTGGGTTTACCCCGCAAATCGTAACGGGTGTATGGGTTGGATATGATCAACCAAAATCAATTTCAAACGTAGCAGAACAAGGATATGCGAAAAGAATATGGACCGATACGATGGAGAAAGGCTTAGATGGACAACCTAAAAAAGAATTTAAACGGCCAAGTGACGTCGTTGCAGTCGATATTAACCCTGAAAACGGGAAAATCGCTACAAAAAATTGTCCAATTTCAGTGAAAATGTATTTTGCTAAAGGTACCGAGCCTACAGAATATTGTATGGATCATGTCGATGATAAAGAAGAATTTGAAAAGACAAGTGAAGAAAAGAAAAAAACAAGTTGGTGGAAAAAATATCTTCCTTGGTGA
- a CDS encoding YwhD family protein encodes MTEKKKKIGFNIVKNDSTDGHGGFGVGALSLENISPVFVDVLEKTAFVDIGAMHARSTVEKGIKFLTNKDEVPNGKPFWLVWVTIERTATGAYYAGVTACEMTVDREIRRGYKSLPEHVNKMDKSLKRHIMVDHMDESSKKVLGTFLKEHNEAIWNESSEELRRALLSE; translated from the coding sequence ATGACAGAGAAAAAGAAAAAAATCGGTTTTAATATCGTGAAAAATGATTCAACGGATGGACATGGTGGATTTGGTGTTGGGGCATTAAGTCTAGAAAACATTTCACCTGTATTCGTCGATGTACTAGAGAAGACAGCATTCGTTGATATCGGTGCGATGCATGCACGTAGTACAGTGGAAAAAGGTATTAAGTTTTTAACAAATAAAGATGAAGTTCCAAACGGAAAACCATTTTGGCTTGTGTGGGTAACGATTGAAAGAACGGCGACAGGTGCTTATTATGCAGGTGTAACAGCTTGTGAAATGACAGTTGACCGTGAAATTCGTCGCGGATATAAGTCACTTCCAGAGCACGTAAACAAAATGGATAAATCATTGAAGCGTCACATTATGGTTGACCATATGGATGAATCATCTAAAAAAGTACTTGGTACATTCTTGAAAGAACATAATGAAGCGATTTGGAACGAGTCTAGTGAAGAATTGCGCCGTGCATTATTAAGTGAATAA
- a CDS encoding site-2 protease family protein, whose translation MDQLFRYPLHQIPLVAMAIIIALSVHEFAHAYVAYKFGDDTAKRQGRLTLSPMAHLDPIGMIAVLILGFGWARPVPVNPYNFKRPRLAGILVSIAGPISNLILSAIGLIIWYSLLTFGVLDSIPFAVADTLAQFFQIFIMLNIVLLVFNLLPIPPLDGYRVVEDLAPTNIRAKMTQYEKYGAIALLILVITPLSNYTIQPIFNVVIPYVFAFLNSIIAPIFGLL comes from the coding sequence ATGGATCAGTTATTTAGATACCCGTTGCACCAAATTCCTTTGGTAGCAATGGCCATTATTATTGCGTTATCTGTGCATGAATTTGCGCATGCATATGTTGCATATAAATTTGGAGACGATACTGCAAAGCGGCAAGGTCGCTTAACTTTATCACCGATGGCTCACTTAGACCCTATCGGGATGATTGCTGTATTAATTCTTGGTTTCGGTTGGGCAAGACCAGTTCCTGTTAACCCGTACAATTTTAAAAGACCACGTCTTGCTGGTATATTAGTTTCAATTGCAGGACCAATTAGTAACTTGATTTTAAGTGCAATTGGTTTAATTATTTGGTATAGCTTATTAACATTTGGTGTATTAGACTCAATTCCATTTGCAGTAGCAGATACGTTAGCTCAATTTTTCCAGATTTTTATTATGTTGAATATCGTTTTACTGGTCTTTAACTTATTACCAATCCCGCCACTTGATGGATATCGTGTAGTGGAGGATTTAGCACCAACAAATATTCGTGCGAAAATGACACAGTATGAAAAATACGGGGCGATTGCGTTATTAATTCTTGTTATTACACCGCTTAGCAATTACACAATCCAACCTATTTTTAATGTTGTCATTCCATATGTATTTGCATTTTTAAATAGTATCATTGCGCCTATTTTTGGCCTTTTATAA
- a CDS encoding 2-hydroxymuconate tautomerase: MPYVTVKMLEGRTEEQKKALAEKVTAAVSETTGAPEENIVVFIEEMSKNHYAVGGKRLSDK, from the coding sequence ATGCCATACGTAACAGTGAAAATGCTAGAAGGACGCACAGAGGAACAAAAGAAAGCTCTTGCTGAGAAAGTAACAGCAGCAGTAAGCGAAACAACTGGTGCTCCTGAAGAAAACATCGTTGTTTTCATCGAAGAAATGTCTAAAAACCATTATGCAGTTGGCGGAAAACGCTTAAGCGACAAATAA
- a CDS encoding HD domain-containing protein has translation MVYLNDKLSETKVFKDPVHKYVHVRDRVIWDLIGTKEFQRLRRIKQLGTTFFTFHGAEHSRFTHSLGVYEIIRRMIDDVFDGRPNWNAEDRLLCLCAALLHDVGHGPFSHSFEKVFSLDHEKFTQKIIVGDTEINRVLSRVDKDFPQKVADVIAKTSNNKLAISMISSQIDADRMDYLLRDAYFTGVKYGNFDMERILRVMRPYGNQVVIKNSGMHAVEHYIMSRYQMYWQVYFHPVTRSAEVILTKILHRAKSLHEKYYTFKNHPVHFYSLFEEEVTVEDYLKLDENVMYYYFQVWQDEEDPILSDLCRRFMNRNLFKYVEFTDKHGLDNWMELSSLFKKIGLDPEYYLVVDSTSDLPYDFYRAGEEEERLPILLLMPNGELRELSRESDIVEAITGKKRRDQKLFYPHDLIYEDGRKGKYKERIIELLEGKK, from the coding sequence GTGGTATATTTAAACGACAAACTCAGCGAAACAAAAGTGTTTAAAGACCCGGTACATAAATATGTGCACGTGCGCGATCGTGTTATTTGGGATTTAATCGGAACGAAAGAATTTCAACGCTTGCGCCGTATTAAGCAGCTTGGAACGACATTTTTTACATTTCACGGTGCAGAGCATAGTCGCTTTACTCATTCGTTAGGTGTATATGAAATTATTCGTCGTATGATTGATGATGTGTTTGATGGCAGACCGAACTGGAATGCTGAAGATAGATTGTTATGCTTATGTGCGGCATTACTTCATGATGTCGGTCACGGCCCATTTTCTCATTCGTTTGAGAAAGTATTTTCATTAGATCATGAGAAATTTACGCAAAAGATTATCGTTGGAGATACAGAAATTAATCGCGTATTAAGTCGTGTGGATAAAGACTTTCCGCAAAAGGTAGCGGATGTAATCGCAAAAACATCTAATAATAAATTAGCGATTAGCATGATTTCCAGTCAAATTGATGCAGATCGCATGGACTACTTATTAAGAGATGCGTATTTTACTGGCGTAAAGTATGGAAACTTTGATATGGAACGTATACTGCGCGTTATGCGTCCGTACGGAAATCAAGTAGTTATTAAAAATAGTGGTATGCATGCTGTTGAACATTATATTATGAGTCGTTATCAAATGTACTGGCAAGTATATTTCCATCCAGTAACACGCAGTGCTGAAGTTATTTTAACGAAGATTTTACACCGTGCAAAATCATTGCACGAGAAGTACTATACATTTAAAAATCATCCGGTTCATTTCTATTCTTTATTTGAAGAAGAAGTAACAGTAGAGGATTATTTAAAGTTAGACGAGAACGTTATGTATTATTACTTCCAAGTATGGCAAGACGAAGAGGATCCAATTTTAAGTGATTTATGTCGCCGTTTTATGAATCGAAACCTATTTAAATATGTAGAGTTTACAGATAAGCACGGTTTAGATAATTGGATGGAATTAAGTAGCTTATTCAAAAAGATTGGACTTGATCCAGAATACTATTTAGTAGTTGATTCAACATCAGACTTACCGTACGACTTTTACCGTGCTGGTGAAGAAGAAGAACGTCTGCCAATCTTACTTCTTATGCCAAATGGAGAGCTTAGAGAGCTTTCACGTGAATCGGATATTGTTGAGGCGATTACTGGTAAGAAGAGAAGGGACCAGAAATTATTCTATCCACATGATTTAATCTATGAAGATGGAAGAAAAGGAAAATATAAAGAGAGAATCATCGAGTTACTCGAAGGAAAAAAATAA